In the Triticum aestivum cultivar Chinese Spring chromosome 2B, IWGSC CS RefSeq v2.1, whole genome shotgun sequence genome, gacaattttagtttatgattcatggcaagtctagtttcttaattccccgttttataaatgtcaaaatttacttttaaatgtagaagaaaatagctgaaacatatcatggcaacttcagtgtaaacatcatggcaattcatatgcaatagacatgccAACTTTtaatcaaaaaaaaattcatcaaaacatatcaacatgggatctagtttcgaagatctcatcgcgagggatttaatggtgaaaacagattttcaatcggatttttcgtttaagagataaacATTTTAagaactgaaaatccaaaaagattcctgcatgcatgcatgcgatgacgtggcaatctgtttacattaAAGACGTGTGATGCGtctcccttcctgccacacgtgtggcagttagcgcgacccataataaaattacatccagatccatagaccacctagcgacgactaaaagcactgaagcgagccgaagacgcgccgctgtcatcgcccctccctcaccgttACCGGTATTTGGAAACGGATGTAGTAGTAGCTTGTACGCGTCTCCTCAACCCTACAGAGACCGGTGCTAATGGGCAAACCTGAAAGATGCAGTGTCAAGTGGATATGCATGTGGGAGTGCTTCCTTGCTTCAGCTCAAGCTGTTGCCTTTCCTTCTGTTGGAAAAAAACTTGAAGTTAGTTCTTCCTTGTGAGGTAGTTTTAGCATGGTTTTGGCTGGAGATGTGGAATGGCCTTGAATTGGTTCTCTGATGCTAGGCTGTTTCCTTCTGATCTAGTGTATATTGTTGTATTCGAACCTGTATGGAAGTGCTGGTTTCttataacatactccctccgtcccaaaattcttgtcttagatttgtctagatacggatgtacctaatactaaaacgtgactttaTACATCCGTATTTgtacaaatctaagacaagaattttgggacggagggagtaaatcggAGGGGAAACACTCTTTTTCTCTTTCTTAAAAACAATGATGGTTCTTCATTGGCATATATCTGAGTGAGCTATCTTCATTTGTATGTACTGATGATACTTTTAATGACAACAGCTGGAAACTGACAATGAACAATTGGATCAGCTGCCCCCGGAAGATCATTCCCACATCTTACAGTATTAAACCTTGTGTGACTTGTTCCAAAACTATACAGCAACATATCAATAGAAAAAGAAATGTATGTGCATGCTACAATCTCACCCAGCTATGCAAAACCAATTTCCTGCATTCTTGCCAGGATGTATGTCTTCTAACTGTACATAGATCTAGCTTGTTACTGTCCTAGTGTGTAGGCCTAAATGCCATGCAGAATGGTGGACTGATCTTGGCCAGTGCAAGCAATGCCGATGGGAAGATCCAGAGCCCATCTCCACATATCAAACCAGATGCAACTGCCGGCACCATCAGTGCAGCCTTACTTCTGTCCATCATGTTCCAGACAAAGACTACTAAGCTTCCTACACACATGTCGATGGCAAAGCTCGCGCCGACGAGGAAAGGAACCCCCATTGCCATCGGTAGGGGAACCCACCTGCCATACTTCGGCGGCAAGAGGTCCCTCATAAGGTTGGCCACCACTGCAAAGCCAAATAACCCATAGCACAGCTGCAAGCAATGCTGGGGTAGAGCAGAGAAACCCTCGACACCAAGAATCGCCATGTTTCGGTAGATCAGAGCATACGGTGCCTTCCAGGGCCCTTCTGGGTTGCCTATGTCAAATGCTTTATAGAACAGCATGAATGTTAGTGGCCCAATGATACAGCCCATGGCAGTGCCAATAGCTTGAGCAATTAGCATTGATCTAGGTGATGTTAGTGTGAGATGCCCAGTCTTGAAATCATGCATCAGATCAGCAGATATTGACACCAGCGATTTCACCAGACCGCAGCCTACTAAGCCAGCCACTACACCAGAGTCTTTTCCAGCCCAGGCTGCAAGAATGAAGAGGGCAACCTTCCCATAATTGTAGGCCATGTTGATATCAGTAAGGCCGGCACCATAGGCATTGCAGAAACCCAGGGCAGGAGCCAGTAGGTACGCAATGACAACATAGTACCACTTCATCTCGCGGAACATCATGGGGATGATAATTACTGCAGCAACTGATAATGCAACGTAGCCAGAGTAGGCTAGCCAGGAAGGTAGACTGTCTTTCATAAAAACTTCATTACGGTGAAGGTCATCAAGCACTGGAATGTCTTCATCTAAAAAATAGCATGAACACCAATCAGATTATCTATACATCACAAAGACTCTACATCATGCATTTATCAGAATGTTTACCTTTCTTTGTGTTcttcagatttgatttttcaatcagaTTTTTGATAGTGAATACAATAATCTTGACAAAATTGTACAGGCCATCTCCTAGGATGAGAGCTATGCATATGAAGGCCTGCAGATTGAGACAAGGTAAGCAACAAGAATCATAGTCAGACATGTACACGGTGCAAtaaccaaaaataaataaagaaacaaaCCTTGTAGCCTTGCAGACTGCTCATGCTGCTTTCTGGTATATTTGCTGGATACCAGTCGCCTTCCAAATCACTGATCAGAGGCCACATGACACCCCAGGAGAGAATGGCGCCAAAAAGGAGAGACAGATTAACGAGGTGGGAACAAATCATCCCTGCCCCAACATATGTGAGGCTGAAAtcaaagaagaatctgacagcccaaaaaatcagaagaagaaaaaccaGAATCAGGTAAAAATGTTACTAGTCAAGAAAAGATTTAATATCACAATGAGCAAAGTGGACAATGTTACGTGTGTTTCCGAGCTGTTAGTCCAAAAGTAGGAAACTGCGAGAACCCACAACTGTCCCCACCAGAGTAAAACCACTGGAAGAAGCTCCAGAAGAAGCTGATTCCGAAGTATTTTGTGAATCCATTTACTTGCTGCCTAACATGAAGAAATAAAGGACTGATTAAAAAAGGATAATGGTGTTTGAATCTGCAAGTCCCGTGTTATGTGAAATAACCAACATACTTTGCCATAGCATCTCCATGAGGCGTATGGAATCCATTTATAAGCACAGCTGTTGCAGTCCCGCTTGGATAAGTTAATTTGTAGTCAATAATCATAATCTGAAATTTGCAAAGTTCGACAGAAAAATTAATCATCTGTGTACATGTGATGTCAAACGTATAGAAGTTCTTGTAACCCAAGATAAGACTATGCAGAATCAAGGTTATTTTGAAGGATTCATAAGAAAAAATATGTTTACCCAAATATGACCAAGGACTAAAGCACATAGCTGACAACTCAAAACTTCTATGTACTTTTTTTCTTCAAAATTATGCTCTCAATGGATTGCAGCTGAAGATTAGAATAACAAATTTTCAAAAACATAATAACCGATGCCATAGGGCTGCCACCTCCCATAATTACCACATGTCATGACTCACGACTATGGTGCCATCAGATCGTGAATCGATCATGGAGGCCCATGGGCGTGGTTAAATCCGACTTGATGCAGCCGGAGGCAGAGAGGTTTTCCTCCATTTGGAGGTGGTAGGAGCGGTGGCTCACTCTCCGTCCGGCGTGTGGTCTTTGTTTGCCGATCTTGCGGCAGGTTTTTTGCCGATGTCGTTGTGTGCCCGTGAGTGCATCATGATCAAAGGATCATCATGGTCTCTCATGGCATCACCCTCTCCCCTTTTGATGATAGGTGGAGGTTGTTGAAGTGTATAGGTAGATTGCCTAGCTCTTTCCATTAGTTCGGGTTTTTGGTTGCGTTGGTTactgcatgaagcttaacatggtatcagagcctaagGTCTTGAGCTCAAGTCCTAACTTTCGCAGTTTATCCAAAAAATGATGGTGCCCCCTCTGTGTCCACGTATAAGTCTCTTGAGCCATACCTCTTAGTCTTCTCATGTGTTGACTTCCTGCGTCACACGTGAGAGGGGATGTTGAAGTGTATGTGTGGATTGCCTAGGTCGGGATGTGTTGAAGTGTATGTGGATTGTCTAGCCCTTTCCATCGGTAGACTTTTGGTTGTGTTGGTTAGTGCATGAATCTTAACATGGTAGCAGGGCCTAAGGTCTCGAGTTCAAATCTTGGCTTTCGCAATTTATCCAAAAATTGTTGTTAAAGCTTAACAGAGGCATGTTGCAGGACGTGGGGGATTACTGATTCGGTCTAATCAAAGATGATTGTGGCCAAGTCAGTGCACGATTGAGAGGAGTTCCGGTGGTGGCCTAGTGGCGGCTATCTCCGGTGGATATCAAGGTCGGTTCGCTCCGAGTAATGGGTCCAGCAGCTGTTGGAAGATCCACCATCAAGACGGTGACTGGAACACTATTCATATCTAGGTTAAATCCCGTGATATGGCTTTACTAGTCAAACGGCAACGACAAACTTGCGTCGtctccttgttgaaggcattgtctCGACAAACTTGCATCCtctccttgttgaaggcattgtccTTCTGTTGATGCTTTTACCTTTGACTTGAAGGATCCGGCATCCAAGATGAAAATCCATGTCCTGGCCTTCACAGGCTAGACTCAATGACATGGACACAAGTGTTTGTTTCAAGAGAATGACGACTTAGTGATAGGTGTTTGTTTGTCACATCTTGTAATGGCTCTACattgttattcatttcatctaCTCTATTGCATACCACGAGGTGTTCCCCAAGGTTTCCAAGGGTATTGCACAGATTGCAGTGCAGCGTATCCGATTGGTCCTAGAGTCCTAGTTAGCCTATCCCATTGGAACATGTCGAATTCAAAAATGTGCCCTGGCTTTTTATGTTTTGTAACAGTCCTTTCTTAGTGAATACTAGCAATGATCCTGCTATTTTTACTCAAAAAACAAGGCACATTCAGTAGGGACCATGAGGCCATCACCGGTCAAATCGGATAtcatgaaaatgaaagaaatgaaatcAGGAGCGAGGAGCTCCACAATTCGAAGGCAAAAAAAGCATGAAAATGGTACTCCTAGTACTGACGTCAAACTACATCACCAAAGTAAATCAAAGTCAGCTTGCCTAATCCGTGAGTTGGTCTTATCCTTATAAACAAACAAGGATAGCAAGACAGAGACAAAAAGACCTTACGCCGCACGCGTAGGCGTAGGACAGCAGAAGGAGCCAACATTTTTCAGTCGTCGAAGCAAGAGCAATACAGATAGTGACAAGGAGTTGATTACCACTTTGACAGTATGCAAGCAACATTTGTAGAGGAGCAAGTTTGGAAGAAAGGTAAGCAGTTCGCCAGCTCTAGCTTGTGAAGGTAATTTGGAACAGTATGGGGAGCACGGGCATACGGACCTTCCTGAGAGGGACGAGCGCGATGATCCCCACGAAGCTGACGGCGAGGAGGAAGCCGGTCATCCACGCAATGCCGGGCTCCTTGTAGCTCCCTGGCACGTTGCCCTCCGTCTCCTCCCCGGCCATCTCGTAGGTGTTCTTGTCGAGCGCGAGCAGGTAGGACCCGAACCCGCCTGTGGGAAGGGAAGGGAAAAATCCAAGGACGCGTCTCAATCCAAGGTCTCCACTTGACAAATTGGCGGATGTGATGTGTGGCCAGCACTGACCTCCGACGGCGATGCTGTAGCAGGCGACGGCGCAGGTCTGCACGACGGTGTTCTCCTGGCACGTGAAGGGGCGGGCGGCAACGCCGAGGCGGGCCAGCGCCTTGGTCCAGCCGCGGAGGACGACGAAGGCGATGAGCGCGGCGGAGACGTTGAGCGTGGGGACGAGGCCCGTGGTGAGGTTGAGCTTCATCACGATGACGCTGTACATTGCGGTGCCTTAAAGCACATGCCTTTgaatcactgacatgtgggccagccacctgttggacccacatgtcatagacacaaaggtaggtgccttaagaCACCGAAGCATTGTCCGCATCTGCTACACAGCCTCACGGGGAGCAGCCACCGATTGCTACGGTGCGGAGCATACATTGGTGTGGTGTGTCCTCTTCCGTCGCCTTTCCATCATTTTCTGAAGTGGTCGCTCCCAAGCTCCCAAGCTTTTTGGTCGAAGCTAGAGGGCCCAGCAGGTGAGATTTTTCTCATGCTCTCTGTATCCGCAATTCTCCATTCTAACCGAAGAATCAAGAATGTCCTTCTTGCTCCATGGATTCTGCCTTGGAATCACTCACAGCTCTCTCGAGAGAGCTCGCTCGGTGCCAGTAGTACAAGTGTAGAGCTCACTAATGATTAACGAACACCGTCCTCTGTCCGGCGGTCCGGTGACTCCGTCTGGCCCCGGGCTCGAATCTGACGCTGCGAGAATCTGTCACCACTGTGCAGCAGGACAGGCGGAGGAAGCACCggaggccgccgccgtcgccgggcgTCGAGCTCGCGATGGCGCCGCACTCGCGGGACGGCCGCAGAGTCCATTTCGAGGAGATCCGCGAgctcgacggcgacggcgacgactccGAGCTGGGGGCCGGGCACGCGCGGGGCCGCGTGCCGCCGTGGCGGGAGCAGCTGACGGCGCGCGGGATGGTGGCGAGCCTGGCGGTCGGCATACAAGCAAACTGACGGGAGTTGCTCCTCGGCACGCATCGTCGATAAAATATCTGCTGATCAACGCTCGGGAACGAGCCCCGTCCAATCAGAACTCCAGATCCAAGGGGCTGAAATTGGAGAGATTTTTATCTAAAAAATAACAGAGTCAACGAAGATCCGGGCGAGATCGATCTGCGGACTGCGGTGGCTCGAAAAATCTTTTACTGACACGATTGCGTAGCTGAAAGAAAGGTGACTCCgcataaggctagccatagtgggggtaatataaccggtaacatgcacttgggagGTGCaggagtcccaagtgcatgttatATAACCGGTGCTTCGTCTTCCCTGGTCCCCCTGCTGTATTGGTGACCGAGGCCTGCTCCTGCACCTTTCATAGTTAATTCAGACAACGGATTCAGAGCCGCAAGTAGGACCCTTCTTCCTCCTGTCGACGCCGACCGCCATTGCCCCTTTTACTGCTCGCTCTGTTGCTCGCAAACTGGTTGCTTGCACCGTGTTTCTTTGGCATGGCCACCGCCGGCCATGGCCGTGCCCATGTCTACCCCACCAGCGACCATTTAGTGCCTGGGTCAGCGGTGGACCTGCAAGCAGGTCTGGCTGTATGCCTGTGTATTGCCATATGAGATTGGTCAAAAAACAATGTTTTTTTCTTTCGCTCGTCCTTTGCACAAGAAAGTTGCACAATTGAAATATCTAGATATATTGGACCTCCAAGCTACAATCTAAAATTTCTGAATATAATGTAGTTTCATACTCAGAAACATGCAAATTGTCTACATGATACAAATTGAAATTTACAGGTATATAATGTAGTTCCATATTCAGAACATGCAAATTGTCTACATGATACAAATTTAAATTTACTGGTTATGAACTTATGATTAAAAAATAAGTAAATTTTATTGCAGAGTAATTGAAGAGGGAAGAGGACCATAGACATTGCTTCTCTTTTTTGGAGACATGCTTCTTTAAACTTCTCAAGGTATGTATTATGTAGACTTCTTTTATGCAAAACTGACACTTAATTGAGAATTTTAGTATGTCTGCAACAACATATTATTCTATTTCTATGTGCTGACATTCTATATTTGTTGTCGAAATTGTGGACCACCCTGTTTTCATATCCTAGCTCCGCCACTGGGAGTAATACGCAGCAAATCACACGGATTCTCGTCTGAAAGGACTAATCAGTGATCACTGATCTTTTTTTTGTTGCGAACTAGTAGTAGTGATCACTGATCTGATCAAGATACATAACAAATATGAGGATGAAATTGGGGAGAGGAGGCAACTCTCCTTGCGTGGCTTGCTTCCAAACCAGTCCAGGAAGCGCCTCTTTCATTAAATCAAAGGTGTTTTATTGTTTGTTTGTTTTTGGCGAGGACTAAAAACTTGTATAAAAACAAATATGTCTGACGGTTGatattatttcataattttttttagGGAAATGACCAAAATAAGCCTTGAACTTGTAGACGAAATCTAAATCAAACTGAACTCTCAATCCCAGAAATCAGCATACCAAACTCTCTTATCCCGGTCTATTTTGAACCTTGAGAAGATTTAGTTGGtattcctttttctttatttttttctttttgttttcctttgttttttctttggttttgttctgcttttttccttgtttttccaATGGTTTTATCTGGTTTTCCTTTCTTCTTTAtactttttgttttttcttcataTTGTTTGTTTTTTcgcttttattttgtttctttatcGGTAACCGGTTTTCTTTTTTACACATGTCTAATTATTCTCAGTACCCAATGCACAATTTCAGCACACACGTGTAATATTTTCTAATACACTTtcgacatttttcaaatacattagATAAATTCTTTTAAATACAAGTTTACAATACTTTTTTGAATACACGGTAATACTTTTTCAAATAGATGTTTTACATTTTCTTAAGGACAATCTAACGACTCAAAGGGGCAGATTCAACAAATCCCGGCCGTCAAATCAGGTCAATCTAACGACTCAGGTTGTTCCAATggtgagcgctcaacatgtttagtgTGCAGTTAGTATCATACCAAATATTAATGCCAATGCTAATCACATACTTAATGCGTAAATCATATCCTACCTAATATTTACGTGTAATTAATATATTACCTAATatcaacgtgcattgcacgtacacatttacTAGTTTTATAaactacatgaacatttttttacattgttacACATTTTTTAAATTGTATACACTTTTTCAAACACATGTCACATATAGTATTTTAAGGCTATGGCATTATTTTTTACATCATGCAAACATTTTTCTTTACATTGTATACGCTTTTTTAAAGGTCACAAGCACATTTTTTGAAACTCATGAACATTCTTGAAATGCTACCATTTTTTTATGGATGAAAGATTTTTTTTGAATCACAAGAATATTATTTTCCATtgtacaaacatttttttaaatgccacATACGTTTATCTAAACTCGTGATGTTTTTTAGATGCCATTAACATTTTCTTTACACATTTTTTCAGGTTTCAAAATTTGTTTCCATTTTTTAAATTTTCCAAAAGTGTTCGCACTTAAAAAATTTCTTCAGATTTCAAAAATGTTTATATTTCAAAACGTGTTCGCTTTTCAAAACTGATTGCTTTTTCAAAAAATAGTTGTTTTCTTAAAGTATTCGGAATTTTCAAAAGTGCTCACACTTTATAAGTTTGGCCATTTCCAAAATTGTTTATGTTTTCAATATTTGTTTGCCCCTAAAAAATGTTTTCAAAGTTCGACGTTTCGGTGCGTCTTTAACTATTCCGGGCCTCTGATTATATCACTCATAGTCATGTGTTCTAGTGGCTATCAAGATAAGCTCAACTCTGCCAGGTCCCAAGTTCGACTCCGGTTTTTACGTCGCGTACTAAGAAAAAAGCTTCATGCCTGGTGGGCCGGCCCAATCGAGTCCACGTGCAACAATTCCAGGATTTAACATGCCATGTTGACAATCCCTGTTTGGGAACTCTCTCAAGGTTCAAAATAGACTGGGATCAGAGAGTCCGGTGTGTTGATTTCTGGGATTTGAAGTTTGGGATTCGATTTAGCTTTCgtctacaagttcaaggtttatttcagacttttttcaaaaaaaataacgtCCACACAAATCTCTTAATGTTTGTTTGGTTCACAAAATTCTAAAAtataaagggataattagatttatgcccttagttgtgtcccactcggttgttttacccctaatttccaaaagtcatCGGTTTAGTCCAAGTCACTTCGCTCCTCTTATGCTTCCGCCCTTCGACCgcttgaccgtcagtttgaaaaattcataactaattcatactaaatcagaaaaatgcaaataagacaccaaaatgttcagaaaaacatcagctatatgttagtgtcatttgcTCTTATAACAAAaatgttggaaagtgcccatccgagttttagctcttatgataccaccatgaatagtaaattctaaaagaattaaaaaaatctaaaaaaattggtggcaaagaatgacaaatgttttaagtccttgccaagtttcataatggAATCACGTCCGTGGATGTCGTGGCAAAAAAAATCAGCACTCCCATATAGAATGtctttttgccacgacttccacgaatatCGTTCCCTGATAAAACTTGGTAGGCACTTAAAATATTTGTCATTCTTTGACACCAATTTCTTTTTACAATTTTTTGAGTttttattttactattcatggtggtatcataaGATCTAAAACTCGGatggcactttccaacactttggtcatgaatgcaaatgacgctgacatataggtgatgtttttccgtacattttggtatcttatttccatttttctgatttagtatgaattagttatgaagttttcaaactgacggtcaaacggtcaaagggcgaaagtgaaggaaatatgccctagacgcaataataaagttgttattttatatttccttattcatgataaaggtttattattcatgctagaattgtattgatcggaaacttaaatacatgtgtgaatacataaacaaataccgtgtccctagtatgcctctactagactagctagttgatcaaagatggttaagtctcctaccatagacatgtgttgtcatttgataac is a window encoding:
- the LOC123041725 gene encoding probable metal-nicotianamine transporter YSL9 isoform X2, whose protein sequence is MYSVIVMKLNLTTGLVPTLNVSAALIAFVVLRGWTKALARLGVAARPFTCQENTVVQTCAVACYSIAVGGGFGSYLLALDKNTYEMAGEETEGNVPGSYKEPGIAWMTGFLLAVSFVGIIALVPLRKIMIIDYKLTYPSGTATAVLINGFHTPHGDAMAKQQVNGFTKYFGISFFWSFFQWFYSGGDSCGFSQFPTFGLTARKHTFFFDFSLTYVGAGMICSHLVNLSLLFGAILSWGVMWPLISDLEGDWYPANIPESSMSSLQGYKAFICIALILGDGLYNFVKIIVFTIKNLIEKSNLKNTKKDEDIPVLDDLHRNEVFMKDSLPSWLAYSGYVALSVAAVIIIPMMFREMKWYYVVIAYLLAPALGFCNAYGAGLTDINMAYNYGKVALFILAAWAGKDSGVVAGLVGCGLVKSLVSISADLMHDFKTGHLTLTSPRSMLIAQAIGTAMGCIIGPLTFMLFYKAFDIGNPEGPWKAPYALIYRNMAILGVEGFSALPQHCLQLCYGLFGFAVVANLMRDLLPPKYGRWVPLPMAMGVPFLVGASFAIDMCVGSLVVFVWNMMDRSKAALMVPAVASGLICGDGLWIFPSALLALAKISPPFCMAFRPTH
- the LOC123041725 gene encoding probable metal-nicotianamine transporter YSL9 isoform X1, coding for MYSVIVMKLNLTTGLVPTLNVSAALIAFVVLRGWTKALARLGVAARPFTCQENTVVQTCAVACYSIAVGGQCWPHITSANLSSGDLGLRRVLGFFPSLPTGGFGSYLLALDKNTYEMAGEETEGNVPGSYKEPGIAWMTGFLLAVSFVGIIALVPLRKIMIIDYKLTYPSGTATAVLINGFHTPHGDAMAKQQVNGFTKYFGISFFWSFFQWFYSGGDSCGFSQFPTFGLTARKHTFFFDFSLTYVGAGMICSHLVNLSLLFGAILSWGVMWPLISDLEGDWYPANIPESSMSSLQGYKAFICIALILGDGLYNFVKIIVFTIKNLIEKSNLKNTKKDEDIPVLDDLHRNEVFMKDSLPSWLAYSGYVALSVAAVIIIPMMFREMKWYYVVIAYLLAPALGFCNAYGAGLTDINMAYNYGKVALFILAAWAGKDSGVVAGLVGCGLVKSLVSISADLMHDFKTGHLTLTSPRSMLIAQAIGTAMGCIIGPLTFMLFYKAFDIGNPEGPWKAPYALIYRNMAILGVEGFSALPQHCLQLCYGLFGFAVVANLMRDLLPPKYGRWVPLPMAMGVPFLVGASFAIDMCVGSLVVFVWNMMDRSKAALMVPAVASGLICGDGLWIFPSALLALAKISPPFCMAFRPTH